In Rosa chinensis cultivar Old Blush chromosome 1, RchiOBHm-V2, whole genome shotgun sequence, a genomic segment contains:
- the LOC112166673 gene encoding uncharacterized protein LOC112166673: MANYGPYFVQTRDGTRRVSISTEQKLTCAMRMLAYDITADFYDDYLDIAKSTAIEILDHFTKAIWNVDKRHYGQCYYLVDGIYPKWGSFVQAIRNPRTPQRQHFTRMQEAYRKDAERAFGILQARWAIIRGPTRGWSKENLQYIMMTCIILHNMIVKDEHDEDAADPFNPNDIPTRPKKAGIYARPKIDTDVNRNPQ, encoded by the exons ATGGCCAACTACGGCCCATATTTTGTTCAGACAAGAGATGGTACTAGGAGAGTCAGCATATCCACTGAACAAAAGCTTACATGTGCCATGAGGATGCTCGCGTATGACATCACAGCTGACTTCTACGATGATTACCTAGATATTGCGAAGTCCACTGCCATTGAGATTTTAGATCACTTCACGAAAGCAATTTGGAAT GTAGATAAAAGGCACTATGGCCAATGTTATTACCTAGTTGATGGCATATACCCTAAATGGGGGTCATTTGTACAAGCAATTAGAAACCCGAGGACGCCGCAGAGACAACATTTCACAAGGATGCAGGAAGCATACAGAAAAGATGCGGAAAGAGCATTTGGTATTCTCCAAGCTCGTTGGGCAATCATAAGAGGACCAACTCGTGGGTGGAGTAAGGAGAATCTTCAATACATCATGATGACGTGCATTATCTTGCACAATATGATTGTTAAAGATGAACATGATGAAGATGCAGCAGATCCATTTAATCCTAATGATATCCCAACCAGACCAAAGAAAGCAGGGATATATGCCAGACCAAAAATTGACACCGATGTTAATCGCAATCCTCAATAA